In one window of Rhodopirellula bahusiensis DNA:
- a CDS encoding FG-GAP-like repeat-containing protein codes for MNNVAAPGIHYREAVKSVRIGDFPNAQRSLREHLLTNPSDTKAMELAGDIASRLGDTPQAIQWYRDAVEQTPQPGYALLDKLAKNLMATANAYESVEILKQTISAHPDLERPRYDLAGLVTVLGLNHDAVKPLQWLIQNNLRDEESLIVLANPDRVQPDPEFCRKLLDRATEDLRPHYALAKLDAEKQDWSAVSKRLPAVLKRHPDFLPAWALQGRALVALAIADPSDSSRRKDLVEWATNKPAALETLPEYWTAAGIWSNHTGNHTAAVRAFAEASRLHQSNHGPTLSQLQASLRQIGHEDESNRVAKRFDQIAGLNDAVKTFLERNSKSQIAALRVAYQMVDLGRMWEAEAWTSLAKSLPEDPVATIDQAHLVIRARLRPDSPWQTEASLVASSIDISDMPFVTWDADVRNARTIANRMEESPVRFAEQAKQRGLLHTVSLAPEAEKEGHWIYQSTGGGAAVLDFDLNGWPDVAIANLDGAPMQSNSSPNYVFRNIDGQFSDATSASGYADTGFAQGITSGDYNNDGFPDLFDANIGRNRLYRNNGDGTFSDVTDETNLIGTEWTTSAVIADMDGDGNADLFEVNYCGGKAPYETPCRSDATGKLASCPPLKFEASADRTWKNNGTGQFKNVSRDWMQPTNIGRGLGIIAGQLDEAPGLDLFIANDMSVNHLWSSSNIASDKATAAATTRLTDLGTVRGLAMSGQSNSQASMGMAAGDPDGDGDLDFFLTHFAEEHNTYYEQVAPGLWEDRTHAVGLYEPSLDQLGFGTTWTDFNSDGAMELLVTNGHVSDTGRTDIGYEMPPQLFTRLESGRWQEQLNNSLGDYFEREHLGRALVTLDANQDGRTDVLITHLYEPVALLINESEIASESIGLRFQATSGHRDAIGTTVEVQSAGDKRTLQLTAGDGYMGSNERRLSFALPDASNNADIVVNWHSGHSQSFKGLEAGRDYLLTEGIAQPIPMNTHVQ; via the coding sequence GTGAACAACGTTGCGGCACCCGGGATTCATTACCGTGAGGCGGTGAAATCGGTTCGCATCGGCGACTTCCCGAACGCACAACGTTCCCTTCGCGAACACCTGCTAACGAATCCTTCCGACACCAAAGCGATGGAACTGGCGGGTGACATCGCCTCTCGCCTGGGCGATACCCCGCAAGCCATCCAGTGGTATCGCGACGCGGTCGAGCAAACGCCGCAACCCGGCTACGCATTGCTAGACAAACTGGCGAAGAATTTGATGGCGACCGCAAACGCCTATGAATCGGTCGAAATTCTGAAGCAGACCATCTCAGCTCACCCCGACCTGGAACGTCCGCGGTATGACTTGGCGGGGCTCGTCACGGTACTCGGTCTCAACCATGACGCTGTCAAACCATTGCAATGGCTGATCCAGAACAACCTTCGAGACGAAGAAAGCCTGATCGTTTTGGCTAACCCTGATCGCGTTCAACCCGATCCGGAATTCTGCCGCAAGCTCCTGGATCGTGCTACAGAAGACCTTCGCCCCCACTACGCCCTCGCGAAACTGGATGCCGAAAAGCAAGATTGGTCAGCAGTTTCGAAGCGTCTGCCAGCCGTATTGAAAAGGCATCCTGATTTCCTCCCGGCGTGGGCACTGCAAGGTCGCGCATTGGTTGCGTTGGCCATCGCTGATCCAAGCGACTCCAGCCGGCGAAAGGATCTGGTTGAGTGGGCAACGAACAAACCCGCGGCTCTAGAGACTCTGCCGGAGTACTGGACCGCCGCGGGCATTTGGTCGAACCACACGGGGAATCATACCGCCGCAGTTCGCGCCTTTGCCGAAGCGTCGCGGTTGCATCAATCAAATCACGGACCGACGCTCTCGCAGTTACAGGCCAGCCTGCGGCAAATCGGCCATGAAGACGAATCCAACCGAGTGGCGAAACGATTCGATCAAATCGCCGGATTGAATGACGCGGTCAAGACGTTTCTTGAACGCAACTCAAAGTCGCAAATCGCCGCTCTCCGGGTCGCCTATCAAATGGTTGACTTGGGCAGGATGTGGGAAGCGGAAGCGTGGACCAGCCTCGCGAAATCGCTACCGGAGGATCCAGTCGCCACCATCGATCAAGCCCACCTCGTGATACGAGCTCGTTTGCGTCCGGATTCTCCATGGCAAACCGAAGCCAGTCTCGTGGCGAGTTCAATCGACATCAGCGACATGCCCTTCGTCACGTGGGACGCCGATGTTCGAAACGCTCGCACAATCGCGAACCGAATGGAAGAATCGCCGGTTCGATTTGCCGAACAGGCAAAGCAGAGAGGTTTGTTGCACACAGTTTCTCTGGCACCCGAGGCGGAAAAGGAAGGGCACTGGATCTATCAAAGTACCGGTGGTGGCGCCGCGGTACTCGACTTTGACTTGAACGGATGGCCCGACGTTGCGATCGCCAACCTTGACGGTGCACCGATGCAAAGCAACTCAAGCCCTAATTATGTGTTTCGAAATATAGACGGTCAATTCTCTGATGCGACATCGGCTAGCGGTTACGCCGACACTGGTTTTGCGCAAGGGATCACGTCAGGTGACTACAACAACGACGGCTTTCCAGATCTGTTTGATGCGAACATCGGCCGCAATCGTCTTTACCGAAACAACGGCGACGGCACCTTCAGCGACGTAACGGACGAAACGAATTTGATTGGAACCGAATGGACCACCTCCGCCGTCATCGCTGACATGGATGGCGATGGCAATGCGGACTTGTTCGAGGTCAACTATTGCGGCGGCAAAGCCCCCTACGAAACACCTTGCCGAAGCGACGCGACGGGCAAGTTGGCTAGCTGCCCGCCTCTGAAATTCGAAGCCAGTGCCGACCGAACTTGGAAGAACAATGGAACTGGCCAATTCAAAAACGTCAGCCGTGATTGGATGCAGCCGACCAACATCGGCAGAGGACTCGGCATCATCGCGGGACAACTCGATGAAGCACCGGGACTCGACCTATTCATTGCCAACGACATGTCCGTCAATCATCTATGGTCGTCATCTAACATCGCAAGCGACAAAGCCACTGCAGCCGCCACAACACGACTGACGGACCTCGGCACCGTTCGCGGTTTGGCAATGAGCGGGCAGTCCAATTCGCAAGCGTCGATGGGAATGGCCGCCGGTGATCCCGATGGCGACGGCGACCTCGACTTCTTCCTCACCCATTTCGCCGAAGAACACAACACTTACTACGAGCAAGTTGCCCCCGGCCTTTGGGAAGACCGAACGCACGCGGTTGGACTGTACGAACCTTCCTTGGACCAGCTCGGGTTTGGAACGACGTGGACTGATTTCAATTCGGATGGAGCCATGGAACTATTGGTTACCAACGGCCACGTCAGTGACACCGGCCGCACGGACATCGGCTACGAGATGCCCCCGCAGCTGTTCACCAGATTGGAATCCGGACGCTGGCAGGAACAACTAAACAACTCCCTCGGCGACTATTTCGAACGCGAGCACCTCGGCCGAGCGTTGGTGACTCTCGATGCAAACCAGGATGGACGAACGGACGTGCTGATCACGCATCTTTACGAACCCGTCGCCTTGCTAATCAATGAATCCGAAATTGCCTCAGAATCGATAGGGCTGCGGTTCCAAGCGACATCGGGCCATCGAGACGCCATTGGGACCACTGTTGAGGTTCAATCAGCTGGCGACAAACGCACGCTCCAACTCACCGCCGGAGATGGCTACATGGGCAGCAACGAACGAAGGCTCTCATTCGCGTTGCCGGATGCATCAAACAACGCCGACATCGTTGTGAATTGGCATTCAGGGCACAGCCAATCATTCAAGGGACTCGAAGCCGGCCGCGACTACCTGTTGACGGAGGGAATTGCTCAGCCGATTCCGATGAACACGCATGTGCAATGA
- a CDS encoding FG-GAP-like repeat-containing protein, protein MKFSSVRFDRTLSRQSPIVVLGIAFSFVGGCGGSGTGKDSPNSQPPIAASTDEPAPQASPEPVAEPPRVDTAKEFDELLRTAKFAEAESLLKSAIEQDPDDITARRLMAQMLSAQGRRIEAGYHVRHLIRLRVIQQYELLSLIDLSGPFGLVNYGQMPGMEPDTLFGLGEARRVYFSPRADVDEVLSMLMKVRRKHPDHSTVVALTGRVLAENARWSGLQEWIAELPEDVKKVGPVTASDDGIAGVNRPMTLRDEPEFWIAIGLWLDHGGLHEEAVNAWTETLRRDPTNRAALRLIVSTTEKHLPEDSRWSKELPRLRQWIGDLDKVFRLARDADAEQAAWIAERMQSWFRPWESAAWLMRVAQLTDRVAAVVPELDQRRESLLAWESQATEFQAQQARLQRSMGFTPSPFEMPSLNESIAIDGAADESTRSPLVFQDVASELGIDTEFTTGYPADGKEFYLHQANGVGLAALDYDLDGRCDTYFARAGGDPNELNSLPNQLYRQLPSGRFQEVTETCRADDRGFGQGICVGDVNQDGFPDILVANIGRNSVYINQGDGTFQIDPKLINGNEERWTSSLGLADLNGDALPELVEINYIDDPLAFEVMCSTPFDNCQPQSYRVAQDYVYEMKPDGTLSPWQSVCEAMAERPKLGFGVIIGNFDDRCGNDFFVSNDGDLNHFWVSKCSEAPTGGESLGGSAHTESDTITTMIENAGLAGCAVGRSGIGEACMGIAAGDFNRDGRLDLHVTNFHQESVNLFMQTAGGFFADEALAFGLDTPSRSTTGFGTQAADFDNDGWLDLAILNGHLFNNMSQSVPFEMLPQLFRGGQRGFVSEHPKESGVYFETQQIGRTLTLLDYNSDGRLDLLASHLDRPVALLRNDSSSEDSVQLEFIGKTSEKAAVGAVVTVSYEAAGESREITDFVLAGGGYMSTGQRLLHIGLGEIDGAITIDISWPSGLKETIESLEVNKRYQILESSGVINATRYSQ, encoded by the coding sequence ATGAAGTTTTCTTCGGTTCGATTCGATCGCACGCTCTCGCGTCAATCACCTATCGTTGTCTTGGGAATCGCATTTTCCTTCGTGGGCGGATGTGGTGGTTCGGGGACGGGAAAAGATTCGCCAAACAGTCAGCCGCCGATTGCTGCTTCGACGGACGAACCGGCTCCCCAAGCATCACCCGAGCCAGTCGCGGAGCCTCCTCGAGTCGACACGGCCAAAGAGTTTGACGAGTTGCTCCGGACTGCGAAATTTGCCGAAGCCGAATCACTGTTGAAAAGTGCAATCGAGCAAGATCCGGATGACATCACGGCGCGTCGTCTGATGGCGCAAATGCTGAGTGCTCAAGGGCGACGCATCGAGGCCGGTTATCACGTCCGACACCTGATTCGCTTGCGAGTGATCCAGCAATACGAATTGCTCAGTCTTATCGATCTGAGCGGACCCTTTGGGCTGGTGAACTACGGTCAGATGCCGGGCATGGAACCAGATACTTTGTTCGGTTTGGGGGAAGCTCGCCGGGTCTATTTTTCGCCCCGTGCTGACGTGGACGAGGTTCTATCCATGCTGATGAAAGTTCGTCGCAAACACCCCGATCACTCAACAGTGGTGGCACTTACCGGTCGAGTTTTGGCCGAAAACGCGAGGTGGAGCGGATTGCAAGAATGGATTGCGGAACTGCCTGAGGACGTGAAAAAGGTTGGACCGGTCACTGCGAGTGATGACGGCATCGCTGGAGTGAATCGACCGATGACGTTGCGAGACGAGCCCGAGTTTTGGATCGCGATTGGGTTGTGGCTGGATCACGGCGGATTGCACGAAGAAGCCGTCAATGCGTGGACTGAGACGCTTCGGCGAGATCCAACCAATCGGGCGGCACTTCGTTTGATCGTCTCGACGACGGAGAAGCATCTGCCGGAGGACTCGCGTTGGAGCAAAGAGCTGCCCCGACTGCGTCAATGGATTGGCGATCTCGACAAAGTCTTTCGTTTGGCGCGAGATGCTGACGCCGAGCAGGCGGCGTGGATTGCCGAACGCATGCAGAGTTGGTTTCGGCCTTGGGAGTCGGCGGCTTGGCTGATGAGAGTGGCCCAACTCACCGACCGGGTGGCGGCTGTGGTGCCGGAACTCGATCAACGTCGTGAATCGTTGTTGGCGTGGGAATCTCAAGCGACCGAGTTTCAGGCTCAACAAGCTCGCCTGCAGCGTTCAATGGGATTCACGCCAAGCCCGTTTGAGATGCCATCGTTGAACGAATCGATCGCGATTGATGGTGCAGCGGACGAGTCCACGCGGTCTCCTCTCGTGTTTCAGGACGTTGCTTCAGAGTTAGGGATCGACACTGAGTTCACGACGGGATATCCGGCGGATGGCAAAGAGTTCTATCTGCATCAAGCCAACGGCGTCGGGCTCGCCGCCTTGGATTACGACTTGGATGGTCGCTGCGATACCTATTTCGCTCGTGCGGGAGGTGATCCGAACGAGCTGAACTCTTTGCCAAACCAGCTTTATCGGCAGCTACCCAGCGGCCGATTCCAGGAGGTGACTGAGACCTGCCGTGCCGACGATCGTGGGTTCGGGCAAGGAATATGTGTTGGTGACGTGAATCAGGATGGATTCCCGGACATTTTGGTCGCGAACATTGGTCGGAACAGTGTTTATATCAATCAAGGCGATGGCACCTTCCAAATCGATCCCAAGCTGATCAACGGAAACGAAGAACGCTGGACATCCAGTTTGGGACTCGCCGACCTGAACGGCGATGCACTGCCCGAGTTGGTGGAAATCAACTACATCGACGATCCACTGGCTTTCGAAGTGATGTGCTCGACCCCGTTCGATAATTGCCAGCCACAAAGCTATCGCGTTGCCCAAGACTACGTCTATGAGATGAAGCCTGATGGGACTTTGAGCCCATGGCAATCCGTTTGTGAGGCAATGGCCGAACGGCCGAAGCTTGGTTTTGGTGTCATCATTGGCAATTTTGACGATCGCTGTGGGAACGATTTCTTTGTTTCCAATGACGGCGACCTGAACCATTTTTGGGTCTCAAAATGTTCCGAGGCTCCCACCGGCGGTGAATCGTTAGGGGGCAGTGCCCATACAGAGTCCGACACCATCACCACGATGATTGAGAATGCTGGTCTCGCGGGTTGCGCAGTAGGGCGAAGCGGGATCGGAGAGGCATGCATGGGCATCGCCGCCGGCGACTTCAACCGAGACGGGCGTTTGGACCTACACGTGACGAATTTTCACCAAGAGTCGGTCAATCTATTTATGCAGACGGCCGGTGGTTTCTTTGCTGATGAGGCGCTGGCTTTTGGTTTGGACACGCCCTCGAGATCCACGACTGGCTTTGGAACTCAAGCCGCTGACTTCGACAACGACGGCTGGTTGGACCTGGCCATCCTAAATGGCCATTTGTTCAACAATATGTCTCAGAGTGTCCCGTTCGAAATGTTGCCGCAATTATTTCGAGGCGGACAACGGGGGTTTGTATCAGAGCACCCCAAAGAGAGCGGGGTGTATTTTGAAACTCAGCAAATAGGCAGAACGCTCACCCTATTGGATTACAACAGCGATGGGAGACTCGACCTCTTAGCAAGTCATCTTGATAGACCAGTTGCACTGCTGAGGAATGACAGTTCTTCGGAGGACTCGGTGCAGCTCGAATTTATTGGAAAAACCAGTGAAAAGGCTGCTGTCGGTGCCGTGGTGACGGTGTCGTACGAGGCAGCGGGCGAGTCTCGAGAGATCACCGATTTTGTGCTGGCAGGCGGGGGGTATATGAGTACTGGTCAGCGGTTGTTGCACATCGGATTGGGTGAAATCGATGGGGCTATCACGATAGATATTTCCTGGCCTTCGGGCCTGAAAGAAACCATCGAATCCTTAGAAGTCAACAAACGGTATCAAATCTTAGAAAGCTCTGGCGTGATCAACGCTACTCGCTATAGTCAATAG